In Caldicoprobacter guelmensis, the genomic stretch TACTGAAGGCAGCTTGACAAAGATAAAGGCGCTGGTGGTGTCGGAAGCGTGCCTGGCAAAAGCTGCTAGACGTATTGGCCTGGGGCAGCGGATGCTACTCGGTAAAGGAGAGGAGCGCACGGGTGGGCGAGACAGGGATTCCATCCTGGCAGACGCTTTTGAATCGGTTATAGCTGCCATCTTTTTAGACGGTGGGCTGGAGCAGGCCAGGAAATTTGTGCTGAAAAACCTAGCAGGATTTATTGATGATGCATTAACCGGTAAGGGGATCAGAGATTACAAGACCGACCTGCAGGAGGTTTTGCAAAGGGAGTCGGATAAAGCCATCGAATATAGAATTGTACGGGATTCAGGGCCTGACCACCAGAAGATATTCATCGCACAGGTGTATCACGGCGACAAGCTGCTAGGGGAAGGCGTGGGCAGGAGTAAGAAGGAGGCCGAGCAGCACGCTGCCCAGAAAGCTTTAGAAGATATGGGCAAATAAAGAGGTGTGAGGTTTTGCATCTGAAACGTTTGGAAATATATGGCTTTAAGTCCTTTGCTGAC encodes the following:
- the rnc gene encoding ribonuclease III; translation: MLPRDRECQLKEFESNLEYEFDNIQLLDVALTHSSYANERGGGLQHNERLEFLGDSVLGLVISEYLYTNFPELTEGSLTKIKALVVSEACLAKAARRIGLGQRMLLGKGEERTGGRDRDSILADAFESVIAAIFLDGGLEQARKFVLKNLAGFIDDALTGKGIRDYKTDLQEVLQRESDKAIEYRIVRDSGPDHQKIFIAQVYHGDKLLGEGVGRSKKEAEQHAAQKALEDMGK